ACAGATCGCTATATCTAGAATTTGTCCAAAGGCAAGCATCTTTCTAAAAAGTTTACGTGCAGTTGAAACTTTCCCTAACTGAAACATACTCTGCATAAGAATGTTGTATGTGACAGTATCCGGTAATGGTCCCTTTCGAGATATTTCATGAAAGAGTTCCATTGCTTTGTCTAACCTTTTACCTTTGCAATATCCATTGATCATGGTGCTGTAAGTAACTATATTAGGTGCACAACCCTTCTCAATCATCAAGTTGAAAACTCTTCTAGCTTTATCCATTTCATTCTGCAAGCAATGGCCGTTGATTAATGCACTATAGGTAACAACATCAGGCTCAATGCCTCGCTTTATCATTGCATCAACAATATCCTCAGCTTCAGAGACCATCCCTTCCTTGCAATGCGCATCAACCAATGTATTATACGTGACAACATTAAGCTCAATGTCTTGCTTCCTCATCATGTCAACGGTCTCTACAGCTTTAGAAATCGTTCCTTCCTTGCAGAGAGCatcaatcaataaattatatgtgACAATATCAAGTGAAATATTGTTATCCACCATTTCATTCAAGAGCCTTGTTGCCTCCTCCTGCTGGCCTGAATTACACATACCATGAATTAAGCAAGTGTAAGTAATGATATTTGGTCTAATGCCCTTACCCTTCGTTTCAGATAAGAGATTGAGAGCCTCCTGTAACAAACCGTTCTTACAAAGGCAGTCAATGACAGTGCTATATGCTACAATATCGGGTTCATAACCGCTGCCTTCCATCAGTCTTAGAAACCTAACAGCTCTACCAGTATTACCGGTCTTACACAACCCCTTAAGCATTGTACTGTAAATAATCAAATCAGGTTGATACCCTTTTTCAGTCATTTCATCGAACATACAAACGGCCTCAGAAATCTTACTTTGTTTACAAAGCCCATTAATCAAAGTTGAAAAAGTTACAACACTAGGTTTAACACCTAACTTCAGCATCTTCCCCAAAAcagaaaacccaaaatcaattcGACCTAATTGACAAAAGCAATTAATCAAGATGCTCATAGAATAAACATCATGGGAAACTCCCAATAATTCGATATGTCTATACTTAGAAACAACAATGGCATAATGTTTCATTCTAACAATGGCTGcaaataatttagtgaattCCAGAATTGAAGGCACTGGGCACCTGCCAATCATCTTATTGAACAAAATCAAAGCATGATCAACATTATCGAAGCGGTGGtctctttttccctttcctCTAACAGGCATGGACATGGGTTTCCTACTTAGGCCTTCGGTGTGGGTAGCAATGGtgtaagaagaagaagaaaaagagtggAAATTAGAAAGATGGCTTCCAGCATTAACAACCGAACgaagaataaaagaagaaggaagcttACGCATACCTTGAAAGCAGAAATGGCAGCGGCAGTAGCAGAAGAAGTGTAAATTTTGGGTTGCGGAGtggtgtttttttatttttttaatgtgaataatatttaataaaaaaagtaaactttattttgaaatgcAATCTTCAATTAATATACTTATAAATcttccttttaaatttaataaaattattgaaatctACAATGGTATTAACTTATTTAGTTCATTTGCTTGGAATGAAAGATTGGCGTATTCTATTGATGAAATTTAGGATTACCTAAAAgcatattttactatattttcattgttaatatttttttacaagttCACTTCCTTTAACTTTTTTAgtctcattttttttccaaaagttataataacttaaaaaatgctacttttatataatcaaatcattcaagaataagagaaatttatttttgattatcTCCTTAAACATATAGATAGAGCACAACATGACACTAATATCAATTATTAGACATCTTTCACTTTTCATGTTAAAAACATGATGCAAAGGAATAATTCATGATATTGACTTCAATTAGGGTTAAATCAATTTCTCACAAATTAGggaaataaagacaaaattggcatagaattgaaaataatttgcaaCCTATATTTGATGAGGTCATTAAGGTGGTGAAGCAAAAGGTTggaattaaaatagttaattcaatcatataggttgaaatataattttatcatt
This sequence is a window from Gossypium raimondii isolate GPD5lz chromosome 5, ASM2569854v1, whole genome shotgun sequence. Protein-coding genes within it:
- the LOC105766433 gene encoding pentatricopeptide repeat-containing protein At1g63080, mitochondrial-like isoform X5, with the translated sequence MSMPVRGKGKRDHRFDNVDHALILFNKMIGRCPVPSILEFTKLFAAIVRMKHYAIVVSKYRHIELLGVSHDVYSMSILINCFCQLGRIDFGFSVLGKMLKLGVKPSVVTFSTLINGLCKQSKISEAVCMFDEMTEKGYQPDLIIYSTMLKGLCKTGNTGRAVRFLRLMEGSGYEPDIVAYSTVIDCLCKNGLLQEALNLLSETKGKGIRPNIITYTCLIHGMCNSGQQEEATRLLNEMVDNNISLDIVTYNLLIDALCKEGTISKAVETVDMMRKQDIELNVVTYNTLVDAHCKEGMVSEAEDIVDAMIKRGIEPDVVTYSALINGHCLQNEMDKARRVFNLMIEKGCAPNIVTYSTMINGYCKGKRLDKAMELFHEISRKGPLPDTVTYNILMQSMFQLGKVSTARKLFRKMLAFGQILDIAICLIMLDGLCKTGHIGEASKLFQVMQNSGLELDIVPYTILIDGFCKAGHIEVAKELFHQLSNNGLKPNVYTYCVMINRLCKEGLADEAYRLFGSMGDNDCLPNSCCYNVMIRGFLRNSYTSKARQLLMEMVGKGFSADMLTAQYL